The Clostridiaceae bacterium DNA window ATAAAGATAACAAAAATATTGAAAACCAGTAAATAGACATAAATCAATATAATTTGACAATATGATATGAAAATTATTGACATATATTAACAATAATGTTAATATATTGATATATTATTACAGTTATGGGGGTTAATTTACATGAAGTGCACAGGTATAGTAAGAAAAGTTGATGAACTAGGAAGGGTAGTATTGCCGATTGAATTACGGCGAACACTCGAAATCAATGAAAGGGACTCACTTGAGATATTCGTTGATGGATCAACAATAATACTTAAGAAATATGAACCTGCTTGTATCTTTTGTGGCGAAG harbors:
- a CDS encoding AbrB/MazE/SpoVT family DNA-binding domain-containing protein, producing the protein MKCTGIVRKVDELGRVVLPIELRRTLEINERDSLEIFVDGSTIILKKYEPACIFCGEAYKITDYKGKNICSSCMQDLKK